One window from the genome of Candidatus Chlorohelix allophototropha encodes:
- a CDS encoding DUF2515 family protein, giving the protein MTNSILAEKEITEIELNNNVPVEQTEEPPYKQKWVRLANSKVAKAYKNRPALDIPLARNKLINKAYAEMYLSDPATFKWAGLASFASRNVGEKMELLRNLSKASVGTLIASFGTALPLYLISSEIKYLYKAVSEGNKLIFTDMYWQHLAYRDAGLEELERIYLQGGLPEKAIKAWRLLDEGKKTGNQDMIWQANIDILQREQWDIVHPALYAGKRNEDLWELISTSHNLTGVLITSPVPGVEKRFKDCVPNANLAKLKDRWKWCTDFIMPDWKAFETKYPKKVELLLKKIAA; this is encoded by the coding sequence ATGACCAACTCGATATTAGCAGAAAAAGAAATTACAGAAATAGAACTAAATAATAATGTGCCGGTAGAGCAAACGGAAGAGCCTCCCTATAAGCAGAAGTGGGTGAGACTGGCTAATAGCAAGGTGGCTAAAGCTTATAAGAATCGCCCGGCATTGGATATACCCCTAGCAAGAAACAAGCTTATCAATAAAGCTTATGCTGAAATGTACCTTAGCGACCCGGCAACTTTCAAATGGGCGGGTCTGGCATCCTTTGCTTCTCGCAATGTGGGCGAGAAAATGGAATTATTGCGTAATCTCTCTAAAGCTTCTGTTGGCACACTTATTGCCAGTTTTGGCACTGCCCTGCCTCTTTATTTGATTTCCTCAGAAATCAAATATCTTTATAAGGCAGTATCTGAAGGTAACAAACTTATTTTTACCGATATGTACTGGCAGCATCTGGCTTATCGTGATGCCGGTCTGGAAGAACTAGAGCGGATTTACTTGCAAGGTGGCCTTCCTGAAAAAGCTATTAAAGCCTGGAGGCTCTTGGATGAAGGTAAGAAAACCGGAAACCAAGATATGATCTGGCAGGCTAACATTGATATTTTGCAACGCGAACAATGGGATATTGTACATCCTGCTCTTTATGCCGGGAAACGGAATGAGGATTTGTGGGAACTGATTTCTACTTCTCATAACCTTACCGGTGTTCTGATTACTTCACCTGTTCCGGGAGTTGAAAAGCGATTCAAGGATTGTGTGCCTAATGCAAACCTTGCAAAGCTCAAAGACCGCTGGAAATGGTGTACTGATTTCATTATGCCTGATTGGAAGGCATTTGAAACTAAGTACCCTAAAAAAGTTGAGTTGTTGTTGAAGAAAATAGCGGCGTAA
- a CDS encoding YceI family protein, which translates to MIWNIDGGKSAIVFGVKHLMFSTVKGRFHKISGMVDWDEENPANSIIEATVDTGSIQTDDKSRDKHLRSEDFFDVKHYPYMTFKSTKVKPLGHNKYRLIGNMTIKTVTKEVTFEVDYAGRKSNAFEGNFSAFRATAQINRKEFGLVWNAAIEAGGVAVGDQIKIELLINTARESAVTVAA; encoded by the coding sequence ATGATTTGGAATATAGATGGCGGAAAATCAGCGATTGTGTTTGGCGTAAAGCACTTGATGTTCTCAACTGTGAAAGGTCGTTTCCACAAAATCAGCGGAATGGTTGATTGGGATGAAGAAAATCCAGCCAACTCCATTATCGAAGCTACAGTAGATACCGGTAGCATCCAGACCGATGACAAGAGCCGTGATAAACACCTACGGTCTGAGGATTTCTTTGATGTCAAGCACTATCCTTATATGACCTTCAAAAGCACTAAGGTTAAACCGCTTGGTCATAATAAATACCGCTTGATCGGAAACATGACTATTAAAACGGTAACCAAAGAGGTTACTTTTGAGGTAGATTATGCCGGACGTAAAAGTAATGCTTTCGAAGGGAATTTTTCAGCGTTCCGAGCAACCGCTCAAATCAACCGCAAGGAATTTGGTTTGGTATGGAATGCCGCTATCGAAGCGGGTGGTGTAGCGGTAGGAGATCAGATAAAGATCGAACTTCTTATCAATACGGCGAGAGAGAGTGCTGTGACTGTTGCTGCCTAG
- a CDS encoding IS4 family transposase encodes MRHTRAIALDRSKRPTIAPPPEEIEQLLAEVVQPNTFSLIRLYQEMGLRARTLTLPVMLAFVLSLIWRQIGAVSEAVRVIKQEGMLWQPPIRVTQQAISQRLREMPAALFEAVLNEVLPLMHQRWRQRQRPLPPELQRVLAHFSRVAAVDGSTLDALIKKTGLLREIEGSVLAGKMMGLLDVASQLPLKIWYGENSAAHDQSWWEAIIETLETESLTLFDLGFVNYGRYRQLTVEHKYFVTRVKSRMDYRVVQALTNEEGVREWLIAVGSKEEKSEQVLRLVAVEWEGKSYCYLSNVLERSRLTGATIAYLYRQRWRIEEAFKVVKRQLGLAYFHAGSINAICLQVWATWLLYCVLIDLTDSVAEELKQPFKAISVEMVYRGLYHYSQALKRGETLSVSQYLAQNAKLLGIVKRPSKRPLLI; translated from the coding sequence GTGCGGCATACCAGAGCCATCGCCCTTGATCGCTCAAAAAGACCCACGATCGCTCCCCCGCCCGAAGAAATCGAGCAACTGCTGGCGGAAGTGGTGCAACCCAACACTTTTAGTCTGATCCGGCTCTATCAGGAAATGGGCTTACGGGCGCGTACTCTGACCCTGCCAGTAATGCTGGCTTTCGTCCTCAGTCTGATCTGGCGTCAGATCGGGGCCGTCTCTGAAGCGGTCAGAGTAATCAAGCAAGAAGGAATGTTATGGCAGCCGCCGATCAGGGTCACTCAGCAAGCGATCAGTCAACGCCTGCGGGAAATGCCAGCGGCTCTGTTTGAAGCGGTCCTAAACGAAGTGCTGCCCCTGATGCACCAGCGTTGGCGCCAGCGTCAGCGTCCTCTGCCACCTGAGCTGCAAAGGGTTTTAGCCCACTTCAGCCGGGTGGCCGCGGTGGATGGTTCCACCCTGGATGCTTTGATCAAGAAAACCGGTTTACTGCGAGAAATAGAAGGCAGCGTCTTAGCGGGGAAAATGATGGGTTTGCTGGATGTAGCCAGCCAGTTACCCCTCAAAATCTGGTATGGTGAAAATAGCGCAGCCCACGATCAGAGCTGGTGGGAAGCCATTATCGAGACTTTGGAAACAGAGAGTTTGACGCTGTTTGATCTGGGCTTTGTAAATTATGGCCGTTACCGGCAGTTGACGGTGGAGCACAAGTACTTTGTGACACGGGTAAAAAGTAGGATGGACTACCGGGTGGTGCAAGCGCTAACCAATGAGGAGGGAGTGCGGGAGTGGTTGATCGCGGTGGGTTCCAAAGAAGAGAAAAGTGAGCAGGTACTGCGTCTGGTGGCAGTGGAATGGGAGGGGAAAAGTTATTGTTATTTGAGCAATGTGTTGGAGAGGTCCCGTTTAACTGGAGCTACGATAGCCTATCTTTATCGCCAGCGGTGGCGGATCGAGGAGGCTTTTAAGGTAGTAAAACGGCAGTTGGGTCTGGCTTATTTTCACGCCGGCAGCATAAATGCGATCTGCCTGCAGGTCTGGGCTACCTGGTTATTGTATTGTGTTTTGATAGACTTGACCGACAGCGTAGCGGAAGAACTAAAACAACCTTTTAAGGCAATCTCAGTAGAAATGGTCTATCGGGGGTTATACCATTACAGCCAGGCCTTAAAGCGGGGAGAAACCTTGAGTGTTTCTCAGTATCTGGCTCAAAATGCCAAGTTATTAGGGATTGTCAAACGCCCTTCCAAAAGACCTCTTCTTATTTGA
- a CDS encoding SDR family oxidoreductase: MKLVIGSTGFIGRALVKALVERYPGQVRALVRQNSKLLELAQLPGLELVVGDILDRESLTNAMKGVDTLFYFAALTANIKNKENIYWRINAEGTYNAIEAAAQAGVKRLVLCNGLGTIKSTPGSYMRTRWEMEEAARQSTIPWTILQPGVVFGTGSEFFESQARIIKKAPIAAMIGGSKIRFQPVYVGDVVRAAVEASERTDKIGKTIELVGAENYTYKELIDLILVTIKKKRLKMSVPLWAAWIGATIFNLLPKPPLTPALVEMFSFDNVAADPNVIEHEFGFKPSPLIPYLEKHGIRF; this comes from the coding sequence ATGAAATTGGTTATCGGTAGTACCGGATTTATAGGGCGTGCCTTGGTAAAAGCGTTAGTAGAACGCTATCCCGGGCAGGTGAGAGCGTTAGTACGCCAAAATAGCAAACTGCTCGAACTTGCGCAATTGCCCGGTCTGGAACTGGTGGTGGGCGATATACTTGATCGGGAATCCCTAACCAATGCGATGAAAGGCGTGGATACGCTATTTTATTTTGCTGCCCTAACCGCCAATATCAAAAATAAAGAGAATATCTACTGGAGAATCAATGCGGAAGGCACCTATAACGCAATAGAAGCGGCTGCGCAAGCGGGAGTAAAACGCTTGGTGCTGTGCAATGGTTTAGGTACGATAAAAAGCACGCCCGGAAGTTATATGCGTACCCGTTGGGAAATGGAAGAAGCTGCTCGCCAAAGCACTATCCCTTGGACAATTTTGCAACCCGGAGTTGTATTCGGAACCGGCTCTGAGTTCTTTGAATCACAGGCACGTATTATCAAAAAAGCGCCAATTGCGGCAATGATCGGTGGTTCAAAAATACGCTTCCAACCCGTTTATGTAGGGGATGTGGTGCGTGCGGCTGTTGAAGCCTCAGAACGTACCGATAAAATCGGAAAAACCATCGAATTGGTAGGTGCTGAGAATTATACATATAAAGAATTGATTGATTTGATTCTTGTTACCATAAAGAAAAAGCGACTAAAAATGTCAGTGCCCTTATGGGCGGCATGGATTGGCGCAACTATTTTTAATCTTTTACCCAAACCTCCGCTTACTCCGGCTCTTGTTGAAATGTTCTCATTTGATAATGTTGCTGCCGATCCCAATGTGATTGAGCATGAATTCGGTTTTAAGCCTTCCCCGCTGATTCCATATTTAGAAAAGCACGGCATACGATTTTAG
- a CDS encoding ABC transporter ATP-binding protein, producing the protein MAGLTLEHVYKKYSNEFIAVKDLNLEIKDQEFLVLVGPSGCGKSTALRMVAGLEEISSGNLVIAGKRVNDVPPKDRDIAMVFQSYALYPHMSVYDNMAFGLKLRHTPKDQIKKKVQEAADMLEIGHLLDRKPKQLSGGQRQRVALGRAIVREPKVFLMDEPLSNLDAKLRVATRTQISKLHQRLMTTIIYVTHDQTEAMTMADRIVVLKDGILQQEPDTPQNLYDFPDNMFVAGFIGSPPMNFFDAVLTGDSQTQFLDAGTFKIKVPEQFKRDLASSLNKEVVMGIRPEHISDQALSAQDSNEFNTANVKVEVVEPMGSEVYVYLASGKHNFIARLDSRTRSRPNDDMKVVFELNQIHVFDKVTQKSLVTRHNVERPNRG; encoded by the coding sequence ATGGCAGGTCTAACGCTCGAACACGTCTACAAAAAGTACAGCAACGAATTTATCGCGGTTAAAGACCTTAACCTCGAAATCAAAGATCAGGAATTTCTGGTTCTGGTAGGTCCTAGCGGTTGCGGCAAATCCACCGCACTTCGCATGGTAGCCGGTCTAGAAGAAATCTCCTCTGGCAACCTTGTAATCGCTGGCAAGCGCGTCAATGATGTGCCCCCAAAAGATCGCGACATAGCGATGGTATTCCAAAGCTACGCGCTTTACCCCCATATGAGCGTTTACGATAATATGGCATTTGGTTTGAAGCTGCGCCATACCCCCAAAGACCAGATTAAGAAAAAAGTACAGGAAGCCGCCGATATGCTCGAAATCGGTCACTTGCTGGATCGCAAGCCCAAGCAACTCTCCGGTGGTCAACGCCAGCGCGTGGCGCTAGGTCGCGCTATCGTGCGTGAGCCAAAAGTGTTCTTGATGGATGAGCCACTTTCGAACCTTGACGCTAAATTGCGCGTCGCCACCCGCACCCAGATTAGCAAGTTGCACCAGCGCCTGATGACCACCATCATCTACGTTACCCACGACCAGACCGAAGCTATGACGATGGCTGACCGTATTGTGGTTCTAAAAGATGGCATTTTGCAGCAGGAACCTGACACCCCGCAAAACCTTTATGACTTCCCTGACAATATGTTTGTCGCAGGCTTTATCGGTAGCCCGCCTATGAACTTCTTTGATGCAGTTCTCACCGGGGACAGCCAGACTCAGTTCCTAGATGCCGGTACTTTCAAAATTAAAGTTCCAGAGCAATTCAAGCGCGACCTCGCTTCTTCCCTTAATAAAGAAGTAGTTATGGGTATTCGCCCTGAACATATCAGCGACCAAGCTCTATCAGCGCAAGATTCGAACGAATTCAATACCGCCAACGTGAAGGTTGAAGTGGTTGAGCCAATGGGTAGTGAAGTTTATGTATATCTTGCCAGCGGCAAGCATAACTTTATCGCTCGACTCGACTCGCGCACCCGCTCCCGCCCGAACGATGACATGAAGGTAGTGTTTGAACTGAACCAAATACATGTGTTCGACAAGGTAACCCAGAAATCGCTGGTGACCCGCCACAATGTCGAGCGACCTAACCGAGGTTAA
- a CDS encoding ArnT family glycosyltransferase → MTLLQTRTVATSKISRIEIIALLAVLSLTALLNFLFLSQNGFGNSYYAAAVKSMLVSWKNFFYVSFDAAGFISIDKPPLGLWIQATSALLFGFNGFSLMLPQALAGVGSVAILYFLVRKAAGVVAGFIAATLLAISPINVVTNRSNILESLVVLTVLLATWAILRSIEQRSLSWLLVGGAFIGIGFNIKGLETWLVVPVLIATYLFGVQLAWRIRFLNLGLMLLVIICVSLVWIVAVDLTPAPQRPYVDSTLTNSEFDLTFNYNGTQRLFGEPSYGGKPPVIKHDKGDPGPIRLFQPPLASQIGWFLPFALLSLMAGLWKVDWGNLRQSLKRRYLSQSQYSLLLWGGWLITAGSFFSVALRFNQYYMAVFAPATCALVGCGVVSLWRDMAIPTWRGWLLVVAFGATALEQVIIMTGFPDWNNWQLPLLIALCVTGVLLLGAMRILLLRNPPQKHLKVISAITLVTLLLVPLWWVSVSLTPNNGGEFPLSGPNPIQQGNFIVPKPDQTLLDFLNANSTNERFFIATSSIEDAGSIALATDKAVMAMGGYSGYAAILTPQSLAARVKAGEVKLFLIPVSNLQESQAQALYSQEIAATGNPFVTSYTNALTRWISDNCQPITPNQWQTTPQLLKMQLYKCNP, encoded by the coding sequence ATGACTTTGCTGCAAACCCGCACTGTAGCTACATCCAAAATCTCACGCATCGAAATTATAGCTTTATTGGCAGTTTTATCGTTAACTGCACTTCTGAACTTTCTGTTTCTTTCCCAAAATGGTTTTGGCAATAGCTATTATGCAGCAGCAGTAAAAAGTATGCTGGTGTCATGGAAAAACTTTTTCTATGTGTCATTTGATGCTGCCGGATTTATAAGTATAGATAAACCACCTTTGGGCTTATGGATACAGGCTACCAGTGCGCTGCTTTTCGGCTTTAACGGCTTTAGTCTAATGTTACCCCAAGCGTTAGCAGGGGTTGGGTCTGTAGCTATTCTCTATTTTTTGGTGCGAAAAGCCGCTGGTGTGGTTGCGGGATTCATCGCTGCTACTCTGCTGGCTATTTCACCGATTAATGTGGTCACCAATCGTTCGAATATTCTTGAGAGTTTGGTAGTTCTGACCGTATTGCTGGCGACATGGGCAATTCTACGCTCAATTGAGCAAAGGAGCTTGAGTTGGCTATTGGTTGGTGGAGCGTTTATTGGAATTGGTTTTAATATAAAGGGGCTGGAAACTTGGTTGGTTGTGCCTGTTCTAATTGCTACTTATCTTTTTGGTGTTCAATTGGCTTGGCGCATCCGTTTTCTAAATCTCGGTTTGATGCTTCTTGTCATTATATGTGTGTCACTGGTCTGGATTGTTGCAGTTGATCTTACCCCTGCCCCGCAGCGTCCTTATGTTGATTCCACCCTCACAAATTCTGAATTTGATCTTACCTTTAATTACAACGGTACTCAACGTTTGTTCGGAGAACCCTCTTATGGTGGTAAGCCCCCCGTTATCAAACATGATAAGGGTGATCCCGGTCCGATTCGCCTTTTTCAACCACCGCTGGCTAGTCAGATTGGCTGGTTTCTTCCCTTTGCCCTCCTTTCTTTAATGGCGGGGCTGTGGAAAGTCGATTGGGGTAACTTGCGACAGAGCTTAAAGCGCCGCTATTTGTCACAATCCCAATATTCTTTACTTCTGTGGGGTGGTTGGCTTATTACGGCAGGGTCTTTTTTCAGCGTAGCGCTTCGCTTTAACCAATATTATATGGCAGTGTTTGCGCCTGCAACTTGTGCTTTGGTAGGCTGTGGCGTAGTTTCTTTGTGGCGAGATATGGCAATTCCTACTTGGCGCGGGTGGTTGCTGGTAGTAGCATTTGGCGCAACTGCGCTAGAGCAAGTTATTATTATGACGGGCTTTCCCGATTGGAATAATTGGCAACTCCCCTTGCTAATAGCCCTATGCGTTACAGGGGTTTTATTACTTGGGGCTATGCGAATTTTGCTACTGCGTAATCCTCCTCAAAAGCATCTTAAAGTTATAAGCGCTATAACGCTGGTTACACTTTTGCTAGTGCCATTATGGTGGGTGAGCGTTTCACTTACTCCCAATAACGGCGGAGAATTCCCCTTATCAGGTCCTAATCCTATTCAACAGGGTAATTTCATAGTACCCAAGCCTGACCAAACATTGCTTGATTTCCTGAATGCCAATTCGACAAATGAGCGTTTTTTCATTGCTACTTCTTCGATAGAGGATGCCGGTTCGATAGCGCTTGCTACCGATAAAGCGGTAATGGCTATGGGCGGTTATTCGGGCTATGCTGCCATACTTACCCCACAATCGTTGGCTGCAAGAGTAAAGGCGGGAGAAGTAAAATTGTTCCTTATTCCTGTTAGTAATTTGCAAGAAAGCCAAGCTCAGGCTTTATATTCACAGGAGATCGCCGCTACCGGAAATCCTTTTGTTACAAGCTATACCAATGCTTTGACACGTTGGATTAGCGATAATTGCCAGCCGATAACCCCCAATCAATGGCAAACCACTCCTCAACTGCTAAAGATGCAACTCTACAAGTGTAACCCTTAG
- a CDS encoding HEAT repeat domain-containing protein, translating into MDDNKRELIMGKMALVESADPTIRERTMVEIKRLTHSMNKDTSEFLNSELVVSSLVKALKDANPKVRNDAALIMSNLSNKRLVEPLTKALHKDTNLQVRIACIIALGAKGLRTHKTLPLMIKLLRTDKEADIREFAAANLGKIKDVFAIEPLTQAINENLEESGILSEIALALGSIGDERALEPLLQLSKFSDDNVREFAVEALGDVKSPQALDRLVEIVLDQTEIKDVRGRAIESIEKIGILTPDIQKVLESVLGDMESYADRNWHDNKLGEFAQRALKKLQLGKDG; encoded by the coding sequence GTGGATGATAATAAAAGAGAACTAATTATGGGCAAGATGGCACTTGTGGAGTCAGCTGATCCTACTATTCGTGAGCGTACTATGGTTGAAATTAAACGATTAACTCATTCAATGAATAAAGACACGAGTGAATTCCTCAATTCTGAACTAGTTGTTAGTAGTTTGGTTAAAGCACTTAAAGATGCTAATCCTAAGGTACGGAATGATGCTGCATTAATTATGAGTAATCTATCGAATAAAAGGCTAGTTGAACCTTTAACTAAAGCGCTTCACAAGGATACTAATTTACAAGTACGTATAGCTTGTATAATTGCGCTTGGTGCTAAAGGTCTTAGAACTCATAAAACTCTTCCACTCATGATCAAATTGTTACGAACCGATAAAGAAGCTGATATACGTGAGTTTGCTGCTGCTAATTTAGGGAAAATCAAAGATGTTTTTGCTATAGAACCACTGACTCAGGCTATAAACGAGAATTTGGAAGAAAGTGGGATTTTGAGTGAAATCGCCTTGGCACTTGGCAGTATTGGTGATGAGAGGGCTCTTGAACCACTTCTGCAATTATCGAAATTCTCTGATGATAATGTAAGAGAATTTGCAGTGGAGGCTCTTGGAGATGTGAAAAGTCCTCAGGCTTTGGATCGTTTAGTCGAGATTGTACTTGATCAAACAGAAATAAAGGATGTGAGAGGACGTGCAATTGAAAGTATAGAGAAAATCGGTATTTTAACTCCTGATATACAGAAAGTGCTTGAAAGTGTACTTGGAGATATGGAGAGCTACGCCGATAGAAATTGGCATGATAATAAACTAGGTGAATTTGCACAAAGAGCCTTGAAAAAGCTACAACTAGGTAAGGACGGATAA
- a CDS encoding CBS domain-containing protein has translation MSFAIPTFLPTLEQILDPNPLILPLETPVDQLLNLLGQSKSSCALIMEGPRLIGIFTQRDGVKLAASAAALKDIEVSKVITRHVITIAEEDFVDIFSVLRLFHQFHIRHLPVVDQEGHLTGIITTESIRQALQPLNMFKLREVKDVINNQVYYISPQNSVMDVARMMTEQRISCVIVAELKTGAGVIPQGIITERDIVMLRSQHIDFEHTPAQTVMSSPLHLLKSEDTLWHAHQLMQQLQVRRLVVVGKHSELAGIITQSDLIKLLDPVDMVTTLEMFQRTIQRLENEKLDLLENRNKDLENMVTERTGELQTAVEQTQIELGIRKQTEETLKRANRTNKMLGEANEAMLKASDETALLKEICRITVEEGGYPLAWVGFAREKNENVVQPMAYWGEGGDALENLSETCANATTEIDPTCRAFQTSRPVICNNFQGSSSCTAWQTFAIQLGFTSSIALPLIYMEKLLGTITIYATAPNSFFHEEVELLSKLAGNLAYGITTLRTRQEREKAEEQLRQSQKMEAVGRLAGGIAHDFNNILTSILCESDFLLQLLPTNNSLREGVEEIKKGSERATELTRQLLAVSRKQVLQPRLFNLNDTIQNTEKMLRRVIRENIELQVIIKPQIPAIKADPGQLVQVILNLVVNAKDAMPKGGKLVIETSVVTMEEEYFSQYSSLKPGQYVLLSVTDTGLGIAPDILPHVFEPFFTTKELGKGTGLGLSTVYGIIEQSGGHIELHSRYGFGTSCKIYLPASKAEASKALKRQVEKVAIKGNETILAVEDDDKIRKIVGLILEKAGYKVLRAANPEEALEISREYNEPIHLLITDFIMPGKSGLELAKEIVQMRPSTKVLLMSGYGDKGFSIDKELESKIDFLPKPFTSSNLNDKVREVLGNSTLTIPVSPPI, from the coding sequence TTGTCTTTCGCGATTCCTACCTTTCTGCCTACGCTTGAGCAAATCCTTGACCCAAACCCTTTGATTCTGCCCCTTGAAACCCCGGTAGATCAACTATTGAACTTGCTTGGACAATCCAAAAGTTCTTGTGCCCTTATAATGGAGGGTCCCCGGTTAATCGGGATTTTTACCCAACGCGATGGGGTGAAATTGGCTGCTTCCGCCGCTGCGTTAAAAGACATAGAGGTTAGTAAGGTAATCACCCGACACGTTATCACTATTGCAGAAGAGGATTTTGTAGATATTTTCTCCGTGCTGCGCCTGTTTCACCAATTCCATATCCGCCACCTGCCCGTCGTTGACCAAGAAGGACATTTAACCGGAATAATAACTACTGAAAGCATACGCCAAGCCCTCCAACCCTTGAATATGTTCAAGCTCCGTGAGGTTAAGGATGTTATAAATAATCAGGTGTATTATATCTCGCCACAAAACTCCGTTATGGATGTAGCCCGTATGATGACGGAACAACGGATTAGTTGCGTGATAGTGGCAGAGTTGAAAACAGGGGCAGGGGTTATACCGCAAGGTATTATCACCGAAAGAGACATTGTAATGTTGCGCTCTCAACACATAGATTTTGAGCATACTCCGGCGCAAACAGTTATGAGCAGCCCCTTACATTTGCTGAAATCCGAAGATACTCTGTGGCATGCGCATCAATTAATGCAGCAACTACAGGTGCGTCGCCTCGTGGTGGTGGGAAAGCATAGCGAACTTGCCGGAATTATCACGCAAAGTGACTTGATAAAATTGCTCGACCCGGTTGATATGGTTACCACGTTGGAAATGTTTCAGCGAACAATCCAACGACTGGAAAATGAAAAGCTCGATTTGCTTGAGAATCGCAACAAAGACCTAGAGAATATGGTAACGGAACGGACAGGTGAACTGCAAACGGCAGTAGAGCAGACACAAATCGAGCTTGGCATCCGAAAGCAAACCGAAGAAACCTTGAAACGGGCAAACCGAACAAATAAAATGCTCGGTGAAGCTAACGAAGCAATGTTAAAAGCCTCAGATGAAACGGCGCTATTGAAAGAAATCTGCCGCATTACTGTAGAAGAGGGCGGTTATCCCCTTGCATGGGTAGGATTTGCGCGAGAGAAAAACGAGAATGTGGTTCAGCCGATGGCATACTGGGGAGAGGGTGGAGATGCCCTCGAAAACTTGAGTGAAACTTGCGCTAACGCTACTACAGAAATCGACCCAACCTGTCGCGCCTTTCAAACATCTCGTCCGGTGATATGCAATAACTTTCAAGGAAGTTCAAGCTGTACTGCCTGGCAAACTTTCGCTATACAATTGGGTTTTACCTCTTCAATTGCCTTGCCACTGATTTACATGGAAAAGTTATTGGGCACTATAACCATTTATGCCACCGCCCCAAATTCCTTTTTCCATGAGGAAGTGGAATTATTGAGCAAGTTGGCGGGAAATCTAGCTTATGGCATAACTACCTTGCGCACCCGCCAAGAGCGAGAAAAGGCAGAAGAGCAACTCCGCCAATCGCAGAAAATGGAGGCGGTTGGCAGGTTGGCAGGAGGGATAGCGCACGATTTCAACAATATACTCACCAGCATATTATGCGAAAGTGACTTTTTATTACAACTCCTTCCTACGAATAACAGTTTGAGAGAGGGAGTCGAAGAAATCAAAAAAGGAAGCGAACGAGCAACTGAGCTAACTCGCCAACTCTTGGCGGTCAGCCGCAAGCAAGTGCTACAACCCCGGTTGTTTAATCTGAACGATACCATCCAGAACACCGAAAAAATGCTCCGTCGCGTTATCAGAGAAAATATCGAATTACAGGTGATAATTAAACCGCAAATCCCTGCCATTAAAGCCGATCCCGGACAACTTGTTCAGGTTATCTTGAACCTTGTAGTTAATGCCAAAGATGCAATGCCCAAGGGCGGAAAACTGGTTATTGAAACAAGCGTTGTGACAATGGAAGAAGAATATTTCAGCCAGTATTCCAGCCTGAAACCGGGACAATATGTGCTGTTATCTGTAACAGATACCGGGCTAGGTATTGCGCCGGATATTCTACCCCATGTTTTTGAACCTTTTTTTACAACAAAAGAATTGGGCAAAGGCACAGGTTTAGGGCTTTCGACCGTGTACGGGATAATCGAGCAAAGCGGCGGACACATTGAGTTGCACAGTCGGTATGGTTTCGGCACAAGTTGCAAAATCTATCTTCCGGCAAGCAAAGCTGAAGCGAGCAAAGCTTTGAAAAGGCAAGTTGAAAAAGTTGCAATTAAGGGCAACGAAACAATCTTGGCAGTGGAGGATGATGACAAAATTCGGAAAATAGTTGGCTTAATACTAGAGAAAGCAGGCTACAAGGTGTTAAGAGCCGCCAATCCAGAGGAGGCTCTGGAGATTTCCAGAGAATACAACGAGCCAATACATTTGTTGATAACCGATTTTATTATGCCCGGCAAAAGTGGATTAGAACTGGCGAAAGAAATTGTACAAATGCGACCTTCTACCAAAGTTCTGCTTATGTCCGGTTACGGCGACAAAGGCTTTTCTATCGATAAAGAACTGGAATCAAAAATAGATTTTTTACCGAAGCCTTTTACATCCAGTAACCTAAATGACAAGGTACGCGAGGTGTTAGGAAATTCGACGCTGACTATACCGGTTTCCCCCCCTATATAA